Part of the Oncorhynchus masou masou isolate Uvic2021 chromosome 24, UVic_Omas_1.1, whole genome shotgun sequence genome is shown below.
TTTTAACCAAAGAGGATACACTGGGCTGAAGTCGATCGATGCATTTTTCAGATGATCTCTTCTGACATTATTGTTAAAATCAGTCCAATACTTCAAAATGGTTTGTTTTTGTGCGCAATTTGAGTTTAAAAACACTATTTTAGCCTCTTGTTGCCATCAATAGTTATATTGCTTCTACAGTACACGCTACCGTATTGACGAGAGTCATAGGCGCACAAGGAAGTTTCAGAGAAATAACTGCGAAGGACTACAGATTTAAATTCTGCCCATGTCTTACGCAGGATTGATCTGTATAAATATCAGTCTGTAACGGGTGTTAGGTTGTATCAAGTTGTGTCATCACAGTGTAGTGTCTCAGCACTAATAGCACATATACGACTAGATCAACTGATTGTTGAGTTATAACAGTATAAACATGGAAGTTCAGAGTTTGACCTACCTTAGGATCCTGGTTAGGACTTAGTCCGCTGTGTAATGACAGAGTTGTCCTGCCGCAGCCACTATTCTGGAAAACCCCTGATTGGTCAActattttttgctttgtcaatggACGCGAAGACAATGGGCATGTATTGAAACGTACTCTCTATTCATTCAACATTAAATCAATCATGGTGAATAGGATGCCAGGTGAATGAGGCCAGAAGATGCCGTTAGTGAATGTACTTTTTTCCCCAATTGTCCTTGTTGCACGTTCTCACCAGTTACACATGAGTTATTACCTTGTACTTAATATCTGATATAGTTCTTGAGAAGTGGGCTATTTATAGTGAAGAACAAGTATTTATATTCCTGAACTTTTGGGACATTcatttttgtgtattttttttttgtgatTTTGAGAGAAAAAATAATAGAGATTTTGATCATTCTAAAAACTGAAATTCCATCCACCTATATTGTTTATTTTGTGTCAggaatttgttttgttttttggtgCCCCACTTGTCAGTCTAATAATACTGTGGTCAACAATCCAGCATGGTGCATTGCTCAACTCAGAGAATTCCAGaacccatagaattagaatgaatgAATATTCACAACAGGTCATTCTAGTGAATGTAAATATCGTGGGTTTTTTTTATAGACAAGAGTCATAAGCATATGTTATGTTACTAATGGATGAAGAACATGACAAATATTACCTACAAAATACATACACTTTAATCAGCTAACAAAATATTTTTACAATATGAAACATATTTATGACAAAATCCTCCTAAAACAGAGAGAGcaataaattaacataaatacCCAagctttattttattattatttacaataaatATAATGTCAATGTTCCGTTACACCCAGTAGGTGTATACTATAGTATAAACAGTGCTTAAATGGTGAACAACGCCATTTCCTATGACTTATAATGAAATGGCGGGTCCTCAAACTGATTCCTAAAAGCAGAAAGATAAAATCAGTCCCATTCTGAGAGAACCTCCATACTGTATATATCCAGGCGTTCTAAACATACAGGACATCTACCATACTGTATATATCCAGGCGTTCTAAACATACAGGACATCTACCATACTGTATATATCCAGGCGTTCTAAACATACAGGACATCTACCATACTGTATATATCCAGGCGTTCTAAACATACAGGACATCTACCATACTGTATATATCCAGGCGTTCTAAACATACAGGACATCTACCATACTGTATATATCCAGGCGTTCTAAACATACAGGACACCTACCATACTGTATATATCCAGGCGTTCTAAACATACAGGACATCTACCATACTGTATATATCCAGGCGTTCTAAACATACAGGACATCTACCATACTGTATATATCCAGGCGTTCTAAACATACAGGACATCTACCATACTGCTTGAGGAGTGCACAGTCACAATAACCAAAAGAACTAACACAAAGTGTTTTCTTATTGTTTTTCGACCATCTGATACAGACTCTTGGATAAGAGTTCTGTCAGTGAAATTCCACTCGAATGTTTTCCGGAACTCTCTGTTGCGTGCGTCCGAAGGAGACGAGTGGTAGCCTCGTCTCCATCTCAAGCGGTTGTGAGAAGACGGCCCCGGGCTTTGCTCCGGTCATTTCTTTACTGAAGGTCGGGTTCAAGCCTGTGACAGACGCTACAGGCAGCCACATTCATCCACAACCATATCCTCATGATGGCGAAGCAGCATTTCTCCATTCTCATAATACAGCATGCTTAGAGGACTCATCTTGGTGGGGGCGCAGCACGCCGAGGGAACCCGCTCAGGGTGGTAGTGTTTTAGGAGACTCTAGAGGGGAAAAAAGCATCAAGAAGCAATCTGCAAGTAAAGAAAAGCCAAACAACTTCAAATAGGCATGAAGCATTGCTATAGTATCTAATtgttcttatttttattttttatttaaccaggcaagtcagttaagaacaaattcttattttcaatgaccttccggttactagtccaacgctctaaccactaggctaccctgccgccccaatgagcTTTGTACCGTTAAGTTACATACGAAAACAGTAAAGATACATTTGAAAACCAATATATTCTATGACACATTTTGGAAAATCCCGTAGAAACACATTGAAACGTACCTGCATATAAGCATGATTTGTTGGGTTCAAGTCTTCTCCCAAAGGACTTGGACAGATCCCCTCACATCGATAGGCATTATACTTCTTTGGGAAGACGATCCAGGACCCCCAGCCTATCTGATTGAAGTCTACATGCATATCAACTCTTCGACAGAGAGACGGGTCAATCTCAATGTTTCCGCTAGACGCCTCTGGACCCCTCATGTCTGGTGGTTCCCTCTGGCCTGAGTGGCCCCTTTTTTTCCTGTGTCTCTTCGGCCTGCGGAACTTCTTGGACTCGGTGGTGGACAGGAACTTGGACTGTTCGGCCGTCTGGAGAAGACTGGCTTTGGCCTGGGAGCCCTCCTCTGACCCTGTATGAGAGAATACAACCAGTAAGGCTCTGTCGCTCACACACGGACTCTGCCGTGTTCTAGACACAGCCAACTGGACAGGATTCTGCCGTGTTCTAGACACAGCCAACTGGACAGGGTTCTGCTGTGTTGTAGACCCAGCCAACTGGACAGGGTTCTGCTGTGTTGTAGACCCAGCCAACTGGACAGGGTTCTGCTGTGTTGTAGACCCAGCCAACTGGACAGGGTTGGGGAAGTACACATCTCTCTTTGTCTTGTTTGGTGATCTCCTCTTCATTGAGCTCCTGGAAATCTGTTCCTGGCCGAGCCAGTTCAACAGCGGATCAGTAAGGTTGTACACCTTCCAGTGCTGAGAGGAGTTAatcacagaggagacagagaaatatcCCACCAGCTGGTGTTCCTGGCAGATCCCCTGTGTCTGCCTGCACGGGTAGTCGTGGTGATGGTAGATCTCCACGGTAATGTTGGAAGCCCTCGTCGCCCGGGGAAACCTGAACCTGAGCTCCGCTGCTTGGATCCGTTCGTCGGCCAATAAGGTGGTCAGGTCAAAGGTTGCAGTCCAGCGTCGGGGTCTGTGAAATAAACCTATTGGaaagaagaaaaaatatataaaaaaataaacagattTTTCAACATTTGTACTGACTCGTAGTTCTTtgaacattattatttttttaacctttattttactaggcaagtcagttaagaacaaattcttattttcaatgacggcctaggaacagtgggttaactgcctgttcaggggcagaatgacagatttgtaccttgtcagctcggggatttgaacttgcaacctttcggttactagtccaacactctaaccactaggctaccctgccacctctacactctaaccactaggctaccctgccgcctctacactctaaccactaggctacacttgtTTCTGGTCTCATGTCAACTAAGTACTTCACATATATGTCTATTAGACAAACATACATCCAAGTTATCCACCTGGACCACCATACAATGTTGAGTACTTTAAGATTAGGCCTCTATATAGAAATACAATCAAATATTAGTTTTTTATGTCACCCCTCTTCTTCAAACCCTTTAAATGGTCTAAAACGGGCAAAATAGATTACAAATAATTAATGTTAATTGTATTTACTTACAAAAAGAGCTTTTAAGCAACCACAGAGCTAATGTGCTAACTGTTAATTTAGGAGGAATACACATGTTCTATTCAATCCTGGACAGCAATTCAGGCAAAACATTTAGCATATTGTTTCTGGGTTACATCTAAGTAGTCTGAATGAGTCATGCTTGTATTCTAAAAACAATattgttttaatatttttttaaggAAATACAATTTTAGATCTAGGCAAAGCATGTTTGCAAATAGAAATTCCAACCGTGTTTTTCAATGTAACTAGGCAACTAGCTTGTGGATGAATCTACCATCGGCTGGGGTCAACATCAACATGTGTGAATTAGGACATGAATTGTGATGCAAAGAAGAACAAGACGTTGGAGGTGTGGTACATAATTCATCAAGAAGATTAAAGACTATTGTACTATTGTCCAAATGTAATGTATTGTTGCTATTCATCGTCTATTTGTTGATTATAGGTACTGTACCAAAACATCTACATTCCTCTATGGGTCTGTTTTGCTCTGGGGAAATAAAACTATGAAGATTAATGATAACACAACGACAGGAGGACGAGGCTAGGACTAATCCACTCAAAGTAAACACCGGATCGAAACCAATCATTTAACACGTCCTTAGCTCGGCTTCCGCATATCCTCCATTCAAACAAATAGGTAACAACTATGACACCTAGCAGTGATGTTAAATTAGATTTAGTGGTGTTGCGAGGAGAGCGGTCCATGGAACATATAGGCTAGATGTTGTTAAAATCCCGCTCTGGCCAGAGATGTAGTTCTAGGTCATCACTTTAATCTAATCAAGTGAAGTGTGAAAAGAACTGAGGGGACTTGTTGATTTGAGTTAACAACAGATTTGAATAGGCATGTCTGGCAACATTTCTAATCAACATCTCCCATTTAAAGAAAAAAAGAGGTTTGCTTTGAGAATTAGGCTGAAAACCTGCCTTTTCACACGCTGGTCCATGTACGGTTATTCAGGCCGACAAAATGAATGTGGATTGGAGCGCTTTGAGATCGTCTGGCGAAGAGATTTGACAGCCACTGTGGTGCGCAAACATAGCAAGAAAATGATCTCTTTAACTTTTTTTGAAGAATAAAAATAATGCAAGCAAAAAATAGCGCAAAACAACATTTAATTTACTAGGCTTAGAGGAGGCTAGGCAATAGGCCATAAACTATTATAAAATGCCCTAAACAGGATATTTATCATTATGTTCTCCTGTGTTAAACTAAATTCGGGCAGGCAGTATACGCTATATGTCTAGAATGTAGCCTATATGCCCTACTAAACGAATGAATAAATAGGCCTATAGGCTAATatacttaaaaaatatatgtaatcTTACTTTTTGCCATTACACTCTTGACTGTGTCTGCTTGTTTTGCGATGGCCTTCTCCATTACGTCTATAGGCCGAGTGAGGTTTGACTTGTAATTCCGGTAAAGGTGCATCATATACTTCGGTGCCAGGTGATGGAATCCAGGTGGACGGTGGTCTGTAGCAAAGCGTCGTGATGTTCCGTGATAAACTCCATCTCTAGATTTGTGAATTCCTTGAGTCAGCAGTATGAGCAGAGAGGCATGTAGCGCTACACCTAGAACGCCTAATGAACGCATGCTGGTCAAATTGGATGACAGATTCCTCTGCGGCTTGAGTTAAGCTTGGCTTTTATACCCCTCCCGCACCACGCATATTTAACAAGTAGC
Proteins encoded:
- the LOC135511541 gene encoding nodal homolog 2-A-like; protein product: MRSLGVLGVALHASLLILLTQGIHKSRDGVYHGTSRRFATDHRPPGFHHLAPKYMMHLYRNYKSNLTRPIDVMEKAIAKQADTVKSVMAKSLFHRPRRWTATFDLTTLLADERIQAAELRFRFPRATRASNITVEIYHHHDYPCRQTQGICQEHQLVGYFSVSSVINSSQHWKVYNLTDPLLNWLGQEQISRSSMKRRSPNKTKRDVYFPNPVQLAGTRQSPCVSDRALLVVFSHTGSEEGSQAKASLLQTAEQSKFLSTTESKKFRRPKRHRKKRGHSGQREPPDMRGPEASSGNIEIDPSLCRRVDMHVDFNQIGWGSWIVFPKKYNAYRCEGICPSPLGEDLNPTNHAYMQSLLKHYHPERVPSACCAPTKMSPLSMLYYENGEMLLRHHEDMVVDECGCL